Genomic DNA from Sphingomonas hankookensis:
CATCGCCGCGATCGAGATCGGGTACGAACAGGGCGACGCGGTCATGGCGCTGGTGCGCGCCGCCGGGTTGCCCGCGCGGCTGGTGCGCGATCTGGGCGATCGGCCGCGCTGCGTAATTACGGGTTGATCCCGTCATACGCGGACCCCATCTTTCCGCTTGGAGAACCCCGCAGCAGCCGCTAAGACCGGCAGCGGGGCAGGCACCATCGACCACGGCGTCGATCGCGGGGCGTGGCTCCTTCCATCGTCATCAACCACTGTCGTCCGGTGGTCATGGCAGGCGGACGGTGCCCGTGCATCGTTTCGCGAAGTGGCTCGCACCCGGGATCGCGAGATCGACGGACAGGTAAGGACAGGACAACCAACCCTTGATGAACAATCGTCAGGCCGGCCGCCGTCGCGGTCGCGGTGGCCAGCGTCAGCCGGGAAGCGGCGGCGGTGGTCCGCGGGACAACGGCAACCGCATCGACAACCGTGCGCGTGGTAACGCCGCGCAATTGCTGGAAAAGTACAAGAACCTCGCCGCCGATGCGCAACGCGCCGGCGACCGGGTGAACACCGAATATTACCTTCAGTTCGCCGATCATTATTTCCGCGTGCTCGAAGCCGGGCGGTCGCGGGTCGAGGAACAGCGCCGCAGCCGCGACGAGTTCGACGGCAACGACGAGGATGATTTCGACGGCGACGGCGACAATGGCGCCGAGACCGGCGGCCAGGATCGCGGCCAGCGCGACGACCGTGGGAATCGCGACGATCGCGGCCAGCGCGAAGATCGCGGCAATCGCGACGATCGTCAGCCGCGCGCCCAGCGTGAGTATCGCGACGACCGTGGCCCGCGCGAAGAACGCCAGCCACGCGAGGAACGCCAGTCGCGCGACGATCGCGGCCCGCGCGAAGACCGCCCGCAACGGGAAGACCGTCCGCAGCGCGAGCGCCTGCGTCGTGACGGCGGCCGGACCACCGCGCCCGCCAATGACGGTGCGGAACTGCGCGGCGTAGAGGGCGAAGTCGGCACGCAGCAGAACGACGTGGCCGAAGCAGCCCCCGAAGTGGTGGCCGAGGCCAAGCCGGTCCGCCGCCGCACGACCCGCACCCGCGTCGATGCTGCCGCTGCCGAACCGGCCGCCGAAGCGGCTCCGTCGATCGAGGCGGACCGCCTGCCGCCGGCACTGTCGGCGAACGACGATGCGGCCGAACGCCCGCGCCGCCGTCGCCGCGTCCGTGCCGAAGAGGAAGAGGCCGTACCGCCCGCCGCCTGATCGGGCGACGCAGGTCGGACTGAAGGGGCCGGTATCGCTTGCGGGCGATACCGGCCCTTTTCGTTGGGGGTAACAGACAGTCCCGTCACCCCGGACTTGATCCGGGGTCCCGCTTCTTATCAACGGTTGCAGAAGAAGCGGGACCCCGGGTCAGGCCCGGGGTGACGAGGAATCGCATGGTAGCGAACGGTCGAACCGCCCTGCGCCTTTACCCCGCGGCGAACTGGTCGGCGCTGAGCGAATACAGCCCGCCGGTGCCGGCCATCGCCGCCATGCCCAGTCCGCGTGCTTCCGGCACGATCCGGTCCAGATAGAAAGCAACCGCCGCCCGCTTGCGCGCCACGAAGTCGGGGTCGGCCACCTGGTC
This window encodes:
- a CDS encoding DUF4167 domain-containing protein → MNNRQAGRRRGRGGQRQPGSGGGGPRDNGNRIDNRARGNAAQLLEKYKNLAADAQRAGDRVNTEYYLQFADHYFRVLEAGRSRVEEQRRSRDEFDGNDEDDFDGDGDNGAETGGQDRGQRDDRGNRDDRGQREDRGNRDDRQPRAQREYRDDRGPREERQPREERQSRDDRGPREDRPQREDRPQRERLRRDGGRTTAPANDGAELRGVEGEVGTQQNDVAEAAPEVVAEAKPVRRRTTRTRVDAAAAEPAAEAAPSIEADRLPPALSANDDAAERPRRRRRVRAEEEEAVPPAA